The following coding sequences lie in one Xanthomonas hortorum pv. pelargonii genomic window:
- a CDS encoding response regulator, translating to MTIRVFLIDDHALVRTGMKMILSKEVDIDVVGEAESGESALPQIRQLKPEIVLCDLHLPGVSGLEITERIVKGDYGTRVVIVSVLEDGPLPKRLLEAGASGYVGKGGDAQELLRAVREVALGRRYLGNTIAQNLALSNLEGGGSPFDALSPRELEVALLLTQGLRQEDIAKRLNLSAKTINTHKARLFEKVGIQDSIALARLANQYGLTDPAQTM from the coding sequence ATGACCATCAGAGTTTTTCTGATTGACGATCATGCACTCGTGCGTACAGGCATGAAGATGATCCTGTCCAAGGAAGTGGACATCGATGTGGTGGGAGAGGCCGAGAGCGGGGAGTCGGCGTTGCCGCAAATCCGCCAGCTCAAGCCCGAGATCGTGTTGTGCGATCTGCATCTGCCCGGCGTCAGCGGTCTGGAAATTACCGAGCGCATCGTCAAGGGCGATTACGGCACCCGCGTGGTCATCGTGTCGGTACTGGAAGATGGCCCTCTGCCCAAGCGTCTGCTCGAAGCCGGTGCATCCGGCTACGTCGGCAAGGGCGGCGATGCGCAGGAACTGCTGCGTGCAGTGCGTGAAGTCGCACTGGGGCGGCGCTATCTCGGCAACACCATCGCGCAGAACCTTGCGCTCTCCAATCTTGAAGGTGGCGGCTCGCCGTTCGATGCGTTGTCGCCACGCGAGCTGGAGGTCGCCTTGCTGTTGACCCAGGGGCTGCGCCAGGAAGACATCGCCAAACGCCTGAATCTGAGCGCCAAGACCATCAACACGCACAAGGCGCGCCTGTTCGAAAAGGTCGGCATCCAGGACAGCATCGCGCTGGCGCGTCTGGCCAACCAATACGGTCTGACCGATCCCGCGCAAACAATGTAG
- a CDS encoding FKBP-type peptidyl-prolyl cis-trans isomerase, with protein MRLLLTLCVALLLAGCAPALPPSGGTIATFERIDRTVGTGAVATPGAMVTVHYTGWLYDEKAADKHGKKFDSSLDRAEPFQFVLGGHQVIRGWDDGVDGMRVGGKRTLMIPPDYGYGDNGAGGVIPPGASLVFDVELLGVQPR; from the coding sequence ATGCGCCTTCTGTTGACGCTCTGTGTCGCCTTGTTGCTCGCAGGTTGTGCGCCTGCCCTGCCGCCGTCCGGTGGCACGATTGCTACCTTTGAGCGGATCGACCGCACCGTTGGCACCGGCGCAGTGGCAACGCCCGGCGCGATGGTCACCGTGCATTACACCGGCTGGTTGTACGACGAAAAGGCCGCCGACAAGCACGGCAAAAAGTTCGACAGCTCGCTCGATCGCGCCGAGCCATTCCAGTTCGTGTTGGGCGGCCATCAGGTCATCCGCGGCTGGGACGATGGCGTCGATGGCATGCGCGTGGGTGGCAAGCGCACCTTGATGATTCCGCCCGATTACGGCTATGGCGATAACGGCGCAGGTGGGGTGATTCCGCCCGGCGCGTCGCTGGTGTTCGATGTCGAATTGCTTGGCGTGCAGCCGCGCTGA
- a CDS encoding TIGR03862 family flavoprotein, which produces MTEVSKQRLAVIGGGPAGLMAAEVACAAGLAVDLYEAKGSVGRKFLIAGKGGLNLTHSDPMPLFAQRYRERAEPVAAWLRDFDANALRDWARGLGVDTYVGSSGRVFPMDRKAAPLLRGWVRRLKEQGVVFHVQHRWLGLSDDSTLRFDTPTGDIERVADAVVLALGGGSWPQLGSDGLWQAPLQQRGIAVAPLVPANCGFDIDWSAHFVQRHAGAPLKPVVAHWHDRHGVQHELQGECVATATGIEGSLIYALAAELREQIDAHGVAELGLDLVPGRSLERVSAELDKPRKGRSFSEHLRRQVGIDGIKALLLYEHLGKQAGDDLVQVARTLKQLPLRLLRPRPLAEAISSAGGVRLEALDDRLMALAQPGVFCAGEMLDWEAPTGGYLLTACFASGLRAAHGAVHWLQQQDGCVTDDR; this is translated from the coding sequence ATGACGGAGGTGAGCAAGCAGCGGCTGGCGGTGATCGGTGGCGGCCCGGCCGGTTTGATGGCTGCGGAAGTGGCATGCGCGGCAGGCCTTGCGGTGGACCTTTACGAGGCCAAGGGCTCGGTCGGGCGCAAGTTTCTGATTGCCGGCAAGGGCGGTTTGAATCTCACCCATTCGGATCCGATGCCGCTGTTTGCGCAGCGTTATCGCGAGCGTGCCGAACCGGTGGCTGCCTGGTTGCGGGACTTCGATGCGAACGCGCTACGCGATTGGGCGCGCGGGTTGGGTGTGGACACCTATGTCGGCAGCTCCGGGCGTGTGTTCCCGATGGATCGCAAGGCGGCGCCGTTGTTGCGTGGCTGGGTGCGCCGACTCAAGGAACAAGGCGTGGTCTTTCATGTGCAGCATCGCTGGCTCGGGTTGAGCGATGACAGTACGTTGCGCTTCGATACTCCGACCGGTGACATCGAGCGCGTTGCAGACGCGGTGGTATTGGCGCTCGGTGGCGGTAGTTGGCCGCAGCTTGGCTCGGATGGCCTGTGGCAAGCGCCACTGCAGCAACGCGGCATCGCGGTTGCGCCCTTGGTGCCGGCCAACTGCGGTTTCGACATCGACTGGAGCGCGCATTTTGTGCAGCGGCATGCCGGTGCGCCGCTCAAACCGGTGGTGGCGCATTGGCATGATCGCCATGGCGTGCAACACGAACTGCAGGGCGAATGCGTGGCCACTGCTACCGGCATCGAAGGCAGCCTGATTTATGCGTTGGCTGCAGAGTTGCGAGAGCAGATCGATGCTCATGGCGTGGCCGAACTTGGCCTGGATCTGGTCCCTGGACGTTCCCTTGAGCGCGTGAGCGCCGAACTGGACAAGCCGCGCAAGGGACGGAGTTTTAGCGAGCATTTACGCCGGCAGGTCGGCATCGATGGCATCAAGGCGTTGCTGCTGTACGAACACCTGGGCAAACAGGCCGGCGACGATCTTGTGCAGGTGGCACGCACGCTCAAGCAGTTACCGTTGCGCTTGCTCAGGCCGCGCCCGCTTGCCGAGGCGATCAGCTCGGCCGGCGGCGTGCGGCTGGAAGCGCTGGACGATAGGCTGATGGCGCTCGCACAGCCTGGCGTGTTTTGCGCAGGAGAAATGCTCGATTGGGAGGCACCGACCGGCGGCTATCTGCTGACCGCCTGCTTCGCCAGCGGATTACGTGCCGCACATGGCGCGGTGCACTGGCTGCAGCAGCAAGACGGGTGCGTTACAGACGATCGTTGA
- a CDS encoding DUF6164 family protein: MAKLLLNLRNVPDDEADEVRALMRENLVQIYETRPSNWGISAGGIWLSDDADYPRAKAAMDAYQAQRGAVARAQRQEALASGTAETFAALLRKRPLFVIATLIGMLVVASLVLLPFLLLRG; encoded by the coding sequence ATGGCCAAGCTACTGCTCAATCTGCGCAATGTTCCCGATGACGAAGCCGACGAGGTGCGGGCGCTGATGCGCGAGAATCTGGTGCAGATCTACGAAACGCGGCCGAGCAATTGGGGCATTTCCGCCGGTGGCATCTGGCTCAGCGACGATGCAGACTACCCGCGCGCCAAGGCGGCGATGGATGCCTATCAGGCCCAACGCGGGGCGGTCGCACGCGCGCAGCGTCAGGAGGCACTGGCATCGGGCACCGCCGAAACCTTCGCTGCGTTGCTGCGCAAGCGTCCGCTGTTCGTGATCGCCACACTGATCGGCATGCTGGTGGTCGCCTCGCTGGTGCTGCTGCCGTTTCTGCTGTTGCGCGGCTGA
- a CDS encoding sulfurtransferase, with product MITNTAAYQFVAIQDPQQLADSVLRHAERQALKGSVLVAEEGINLFLAGEAEQVGAFYAWLQSDSRFAQMRIKYSLSAQQPFARLKVKRKPEIISFRRDDASPLQGRAPAVTPSVLREWMRQGHDNRGRRLVLLDTRNAQEVAYGTFQSALTLPIDKFTELPGALEAHRAALADATVVSFCTGGIRCEKAALWMQADGMDNVLQLEGGILGYFEEVGGEGYDGRCFVFDERVALDPELHPLVDAERSTEAGEI from the coding sequence ATGATCACCAATACCGCCGCCTACCAATTCGTTGCCATCCAGGACCCGCAGCAGCTTGCCGACAGCGTGCTTCGCCACGCCGAGCGGCAGGCGCTGAAGGGCTCGGTGCTGGTGGCCGAAGAGGGCATCAATCTGTTTCTGGCGGGCGAGGCCGAGCAGGTCGGCGCGTTCTATGCGTGGTTGCAGAGCGATTCGCGCTTTGCGCAGATGCGCATCAAGTACAGCCTGAGCGCGCAGCAGCCGTTCGCGCGGCTCAAGGTCAAGCGCAAGCCGGAGATCATCAGCTTCCGTCGCGACGATGCCTCGCCGCTGCAGGGACGTGCGCCGGCAGTGACGCCAAGCGTGCTGCGCGAATGGATGCGACAAGGGCACGACAATCGCGGTCGCCGGCTGGTGCTGCTGGACACGCGCAATGCGCAGGAAGTGGCATATGGGACGTTCCAGAGTGCGTTGACGTTGCCGATCGACAAGTTCACCGAGTTACCGGGCGCGTTGGAAGCACATCGCGCTGCGCTTGCGGATGCCACAGTGGTGAGCTTCTGCACCGGTGGCATCCGCTGCGAAAAAGCCGCGCTGTGGATGCAGGCCGATGGCATGGACAACGTGTTGCAGCTCGAAGGCGGGATCCTGGGCTACTTCGAAGAGGTCGGCGGCGAAGGCTATGACGGCCGCTGCTTCGTCTTCGACGAGCGTGTCGCGCTGGATCCCGAATTGCACCCACTGGTGGATGCCGAGCGCAGCACCGAGGCCGGGGAAATCTGA
- a CDS encoding nucleotide sugar dehydrogenase translates to MSRTTLLAPLQARIAVIGLGYVGLPLAVAFGEQRDTLGFDIDAQRVAQLRDGHDATLELDDTELAAAIRLRYTANAADLATCSIFIVTVPTPIDSFEQPDLEPLRSATTLIAAALKPGDLVIYESTVYPGTTEEVCVPLLEAASGLRFNDDFFCGYSPERVNPGDRQRRLRDIRKITSGSTAEAADAVDALYTSIITAGTWRAPSMRVAEAAKVVENIQRDVNIALVNELALIFDKLGIDTLDVLEAAGTKWNFLPFRPGLVGGHCIGVDPYYLMHKSESVGYHPDLIHTARQVNNRVGRHVAERVCGMLATRGVVLAQARVLVLGATFKENCPDLRNSRALELVQLLQAAGVQVDTCDPWADPAEALQHAGVQLCEVVDEGAYDAVVLAVAHAQYRDYDAQRIAALGKPGAVIYDVKSVWPREAVNDRL, encoded by the coding sequence ATGTCCCGCACCACGCTTCTCGCACCGCTTCAAGCGCGTATCGCCGTCATCGGGCTGGGCTATGTCGGCCTGCCGCTGGCGGTTGCCTTTGGCGAGCAGCGCGACACGCTGGGCTTCGACATCGATGCGCAGCGGGTAGCGCAGTTGCGCGATGGCCACGACGCCACGCTGGAACTGGACGACACCGAACTGGCTGCCGCTATCCGGTTGCGCTACACCGCGAACGCAGCCGACCTGGCCACGTGCAGCATCTTCATCGTCACGGTGCCGACGCCGATCGACAGCTTCGAGCAACCCGACCTGGAGCCACTGCGCAGCGCCACCACCTTGATCGCCGCCGCGCTCAAGCCCGGCGACCTGGTGATCTACGAATCCACCGTGTATCCGGGCACCACCGAAGAAGTCTGCGTGCCATTGCTCGAAGCCGCATCGGGGCTACGTTTTAACGACGATTTTTTCTGCGGCTACAGCCCCGAACGCGTCAATCCGGGCGACCGCCAGCGGCGTCTGCGCGATATCCGCAAGATCACCTCCGGCTCCACCGCAGAAGCTGCCGACGCGGTCGATGCGCTGTACACCAGCATCATCACCGCAGGTACCTGGCGCGCGCCGTCGATGCGCGTGGCCGAGGCTGCCAAGGTGGTCGAAAACATCCAGCGCGACGTCAACATCGCACTGGTCAACGAGCTGGCATTGATCTTCGACAAGCTCGGCATCGACACGCTGGATGTGCTGGAAGCGGCCGGAACCAAGTGGAATTTCCTGCCATTCCGGCCCGGGCTGGTCGGCGGCCACTGCATCGGCGTGGATCCGTATTACCTGATGCACAAGTCCGAGAGCGTGGGCTATCACCCGGACCTGATCCACACCGCGCGGCAGGTCAATAACCGTGTCGGCCGGCACGTTGCCGAGCGCGTCTGCGGCATGCTCGCCACGCGCGGCGTGGTGCTCGCGCAGGCGAGGGTGCTGGTGCTGGGCGCAACCTTCAAAGAGAACTGCCCGGATCTACGCAATAGCCGTGCACTGGAACTGGTGCAGTTGCTGCAAGCTGCGGGCGTGCAGGTCGATACCTGTGACCCGTGGGCCGACCCGGCAGAAGCCCTGCAGCATGCCGGCGTGCAGCTGTGCGAGGTTGTGGACGAAGGTGCCTACGACGCGGTCGTGCTGGCGGTGGCGCATGCGCAGTACCGCGACTACGACGCCCAGCGCATCGCCGCGTTGGGCAAACCGGGCGCGGTGATTTACGACGTCAAATCGGTCTGGCCGCGCGAAGCGGTCAACGATCGTCTGTAA
- a CDS encoding 4'-phosphopantetheinyl transferase family protein encodes MSSTRGDQPDDGMQFVLLSRNTPPASDPGIDSIEALHARWQYALPCLGGGSLIVQILAFELAQFSLEAFGLCNIACPDTIARSVRKRQAEYFFGRLAAQQALQHQVLAAADMCPDIATGSSREPLWPAQVIGSISHTNRLAAAAVAPLGRWRGIGIDLEHVVGADAREALLSTVVDSSELVLLQSICASTHVPLEVLLTIVFSAKESLFKASFSAVGRYFDFSCAHLVALDPIAGVVRFQLSEQLCPDLPSGHLCDISFGFVDSQTVITYRVW; translated from the coding sequence ATGTCCAGCACGCGCGGCGACCAACCCGATGACGGCATGCAGTTCGTGCTGTTGAGCAGAAACACGCCTCCAGCGAGCGATCCAGGCATCGATTCGATCGAGGCATTGCACGCGCGTTGGCAGTACGCCCTGCCCTGCCTGGGCGGCGGCAGTTTGATCGTGCAGATCCTGGCATTCGAACTTGCGCAGTTTTCACTGGAAGCATTTGGTCTCTGCAACATCGCATGCCCTGACACGATTGCGCGTAGCGTCCGCAAACGCCAAGCCGAGTATTTCTTCGGTCGACTGGCTGCGCAACAAGCCTTGCAGCATCAGGTACTGGCCGCCGCCGATATGTGCCCCGACATCGCCACCGGCAGCTCGCGTGAACCGCTATGGCCGGCGCAGGTGATCGGCAGCATCTCGCACACCAATCGCCTGGCCGCGGCGGCGGTTGCACCACTTGGCAGATGGCGCGGTATCGGCATCGATCTGGAGCACGTGGTCGGTGCTGACGCACGCGAGGCGTTGTTGAGCACTGTCGTGGATAGCTCGGAGCTGGTGTTGCTGCAGTCGATCTGCGCGTCCACCCACGTGCCGCTGGAAGTGTTGCTGACCATCGTCTTCTCTGCCAAGGAGAGTCTGTTCAAGGCGAGTTTTTCCGCAGTAGGCCGCTACTTCGATTTTTCTTGTGCGCACCTGGTGGCACTGGATCCCATTGCGGGAGTCGTCCGTTTTCAGCTCAGCGAGCAGCTCTGCCCGGATCTACCGAGCGGGCATCTGTGCGATATCAGTTTCGGTTTTGTCGATTCGCAGACGGTGATCACCTATCGAGTCTGGTGA